From Algoriphagus sp. NG3, the proteins below share one genomic window:
- a CDS encoding ABC transporter permease, whose translation MFRNFIKVSIRNLLKDKVHAGINLTGLMVGIFCSLVIILYANYELGFDRFHEKKDRIYRIATSYDANSGLAVKTSLSPSGLSPNLTQEITAIENSVRLLRYKGTITIQAENKKAIYEEKNIFRTEAQYFNIFNTSVIEGDITAALTVPNSIVLTESLANKYFSNQNPLHQTLFVDGQEYTVNAIIKDMPKNSDLYAEGFIWYDFSDYETWNDFDVYTYMLLRDNYPANESVISSVEKLVNDNCTALKAYNMKSSIAVDLQPLVDVHFINGLADDTPKGNRSYIYMLLAIGVLIITLVVINYINLFIVKSTERTTEVGIRKALGAQKIELIIQFVCEALLLTLIAFILSIILLLVFLPYINNYFGIQLLIRDLFEKRIILAILTTLVVVGFVSAIYPAFFLSSMNISRGLKGKGNLPSTQRVRKVLLVMQFSISTIAIICTFIIKGQMAFIWNHNLGFEKEQVMVVNVPEFTIYDKELYLLRDELVASSMESSVVGSTSYPGGESTPWQLVWSIDNNEKTEIAIDTYYTDENFGQLLNIPLVSGRNFQPDDNESDLQNTILVNESYVKFMGWKNNDDALGQRITVFDNYWDIIGVVKDFHYQSLSMTIKPLFIAMANEEWPLEKRLLVKVKHANDIKKVQEKWKTVTAAPFSFSFLDEDFQKYYKNEETLTRISSYFTLMSLLLAGVGLFGLSSLLATQRNKEIGIRKILGGSDIGIVLLLLKDFLALSCIGYIISISISWYIMSSWISQFPYQSTISLYWFLIPAFIIFLVTILSTSSHIIKGAMIKPVDSLKHE comes from the coding sequence ATGTTCAGAAATTTCATTAAGGTGTCTATCCGAAATCTATTGAAGGATAAAGTGCATGCAGGAATTAATCTCACTGGCTTAATGGTGGGTATTTTTTGTTCACTGGTAATCATTCTTTATGCTAACTATGAACTAGGTTTTGATCGATTCCACGAAAAGAAGGATCGAATCTATCGAATAGCTACGAGCTACGATGCTAATTCAGGGCTAGCAGTGAAAACATCATTGTCCCCTAGTGGATTGTCTCCAAATTTGACGCAAGAAATCACAGCAATTGAAAACTCGGTTCGCCTACTCAGGTATAAAGGAACAATCACGATCCAGGCTGAGAACAAAAAAGCGATTTATGAAGAGAAAAATATCTTCAGAACTGAGGCACAATACTTCAACATTTTCAATACTTCCGTAATTGAGGGTGACATCACTGCTGCTTTGACAGTGCCCAATTCTATTGTTTTAACAGAAAGTCTTGCCAATAAATATTTTTCGAACCAAAACCCACTGCATCAAACACTTTTCGTTGACGGCCAAGAATATACGGTAAATGCCATAATCAAAGACATGCCAAAGAACTCTGACCTCTATGCTGAAGGGTTTATTTGGTATGACTTCAGCGATTATGAAACCTGGAATGATTTTGATGTTTATACCTACATGTTACTTCGCGACAATTACCCCGCCAATGAGTCGGTGATTAGTAGTGTCGAGAAGCTTGTCAACGATAATTGTACTGCATTGAAAGCGTACAATATGAAAAGTAGTATAGCAGTGGATTTGCAACCTCTGGTTGACGTACATTTTATAAACGGATTAGCCGACGATACTCCGAAGGGCAATAGAAGTTACATCTATATGTTGCTCGCAATTGGAGTTTTGATCATTACCCTAGTGGTGATCAATTATATTAACTTATTTATAGTTAAGTCTACTGAGAGAACAACGGAAGTTGGAATTAGAAAGGCTTTGGGTGCTCAAAAAATCGAACTCATCATACAGTTTGTCTGTGAAGCATTGCTGCTCACCTTGATCGCCTTTATACTTTCTATCATACTCTTGCTCGTGTTTTTACCTTATATCAACAATTATTTTGGTATTCAACTTTTGATCAGAGACCTGTTCGAAAAGCGAATAATCTTAGCGATTCTCACTACGCTAGTTGTCGTTGGGTTTGTGTCTGCAATATACCCTGCCTTTTTTCTCTCCTCAATGAACATCAGCCGTGGATTGAAAGGGAAAGGAAATCTTCCTTCTACACAACGTGTCCGCAAAGTATTACTGGTGATGCAATTTTCAATTTCTACTATCGCCATCATCTGTACATTTATAATCAAAGGGCAAATGGCATTCATTTGGAATCACAATTTGGGATTCGAAAAGGAACAGGTAATGGTTGTAAATGTACCAGAATTTACCATTTACGATAAGGAATTATATTTACTTCGTGATGAGTTGGTGGCTTCATCAATGGAATCGTCTGTTGTAGGAAGTACTTCATATCCAGGTGGAGAATCTACCCCTTGGCAGCTCGTATGGTCAATCGATAACAATGAAAAAACTGAAATTGCGATTGATACCTATTATACGGATGAGAATTTTGGCCAACTTCTAAATATTCCTTTAGTCAGTGGACGAAACTTCCAGCCTGACGACAACGAATCAGATCTACAAAACACCATTTTGGTGAATGAATCTTATGTCAAATTCATGGGGTGGAAAAACAACGATGATGCGTTAGGGCAGAGGATCACTGTATTTGATAATTATTGGGATATCATCGGGGTAGTAAAAGATTTTCATTATCAATCATTGAGCATGACAATCAAACCACTCTTCATCGCTATGGCTAACGAGGAATGGCCGTTGGAAAAGAGGCTTTTGGTTAAAGTGAAGCATGCTAACGATATCAAAAAAGTCCAAGAAAAGTGGAAGACTGTAACTGCCGCCCCGTTTAGTTTCTCCTTTTTAGATGAGGATTTTCAAAAATATTATAAGAATGAGGAGACGTTGACACGAATCTCATCATATTTTACTTTAATGTCTCTGTTGTTGGCAGGAGTTGGGCTATTTGGTCTTTCCTCTTTACTTGCTACTCAAAGAAACAAGGAAATAGGTATCCGTAAAATACTTGGAGGTTCTGACATTGGAATTGTGCTTTTACTGTTAAAAGACTTCCTAGCCCTTTCATGTATAGGCTACATTATTAGTATATCTATTTCATGGTATATCATGAGTTCGTGGATTTCCCAATTTCCTTACCAAAGTACAATCAGTCTTTATTGGTTCTTGATACCAGCAT